One Nicotiana sylvestris chromosome 12, ASM39365v2, whole genome shotgun sequence genomic window carries:
- the LOC104229143 gene encoding probable carboxylesterase 11, with protein sequence MPSLMVKVYSVLFKYNLKRRLQTLIESSNSDPFNGVVSRADETTATSNPSFSNDGVATKDLHIDPMTNLSLRIFLPQSALRNSVSSDGVYGGYVPIYKNGNSCKKLPVILQFHGGAWVSGGINTVSNDVFCRKLAKSCDAIVVSVGYRLAPESRYPAAFEDGVMAIKWLAKQANLAECGRSRMVNGEKGSGRRILDGFGASMVDPWLAAHLDPSRCVLLGVSCGANIANYVARYAVEAGKLLDPIKVVAQVLMYPFFIGNIPTHSEMKLANSYLYDKATCILAWKLFLPETVFNLDHLAANPLVPEKDKLLDLKHMPPTLTVVAQHDWMRDRAIAYSEELRRVNIDAPLLDYKDSVHDFATLNVLQKTPKAQACLDDISIWVKKYISLRGNEFSY encoded by the exons ATGCCGAGCTTAATGGTGAAAGTTTATAGCGTACTCTTCAAGTACAACCTTAAACGTCGATTACAAACCTTAATCGAATCTTCAAATTCAGACCCTTTTAACGGTGTCGTTTCACGCGCTGATGAAACCACTGCCACCTCTAATCCTAGCTTCTCTAACGATGGGGTTGCAACTAAGGACCTTCATATTGATCCTATGACAAATCTCTCCCTCAGAATTTTCCTCCCTCAATCCGCTCTAAGAAATTCAGTCTCCAGTGATGGGGTTTATGGGGGTTATGTGCCAATTTATAAAAATGGGAACAGTTGCAAGAAATTGCCGGTGATTTTGCAGTTTCATGGTGGTGCATGGGTGAGTGGGGGTATTAATACAGTTTCTAATGATGTTTTCTGTAGGAAATTGGCGAAATCTTGTGATGCGATTGTGGTCTCAGTTGGGTATAGGCTGGCACCGGAGAGTCGGTATCCTGCTGCATTTGAAGATGGGGTTATGGCCATTAAATGGTTAGCTAAGCAAGCTAACTTGGCTGAATGTGGAAGGTCGAGGATGGTTAACGGGGAGAAGGGTAGTGGAAGGCGAATTCTTGATGGATTTGGAGCTTCTATGGTTGACCCTTGGTTAGCTGCTCATTTAGACCCTTCAAG GTGTGTCCTCTTAGGAGTAAGTTGTGGAGCCAACATTGCCAATTATGTTGCGCGATATGCTGTTGAGGCAGGAAAGCTTTTGGATCCTATAAAAGTAGTGGCTCAAGTTCTAATGTaccctttcttcattggaaacattCCTACACATTCAGAGATGAAACTGGCAAACTCTTACCTCTATGACAAAGCTACATGTATTCTTGCTTGGAAACTCTTCCTCCCGGAAACAGTTTTCAATCTGGACCATCTAGCTGCAAATCCTCTTGTACCAGAAAAAGATAAACTCTTGGACTTAAAGCATATGCCACCAACACTTACAGTGGTTGCACAGCATGATTGGATGCGAGACAGGGCTATTGCATATTCAGAGGAACTTCGAAGAGTGAACATTGATGCCCCTCTACTTGATTACAAGGATTCTGTACATGACTTTGCTACTCTTAATGTGCTTCAGAAAACTCCTAAAGCTCAGGCTTGCTTAGACGACATTTCAATATGGGTTAAAAAGTATATATCCCTCAGAGGCAATGAATTTTCATATTGA
- the LOC104229142 gene encoding protein HHL1, chloroplastic, translating to MEVAMSLNPLVRLPLSNSRTHEDFSHSVFSTRRTTQKKQRQLHGGRLLVVEAKGKKGGMAARQYQRMAPPIPKIEDDGNPKFVIFVRMANVYLWYPLNIVTGGTTAKIMVAAKDNFLGKYIYKDTLARNLAAVIYNDEKNIQKLAMKQHRVLKSATEFRYGYKLVENNNLRAALSTTDVIELPTPDQLKTVVDKVKDFFGDAKESFGKLTALPTSESSEEDSPKEGSK from the exons ATGGAAGTGGCTATGTCTTTGAATCCACTGGTTAGATTACCCCTTTCAAATTCAAGAACCCATGAAGATTTTTCACATTCAGTTTTCTCCACACGAAGAACAACTCAGAAGAAGCAGAGGCAGTTACATGGTGGAAGATTGTTAGttgttgaagcaaaaggaaagaaaGGAGGAATGGCAGCTCGTCAGTACCAACGTATGGCTCCTCCTATCCCCAAGATTGAAGATGATGGCAACCCCAAATTCGTTATCTTTGTTCGCATGGCCAAT GTTTATCTTTGGTACCCCCTGAATATTGTAACTGGTGGCACAACTGCAAAAATAATGGTTGCTGCAAAAGACAACTTCCTTGGGAAATATATATACAAAGATACTCTAGCTAGGAATCTCGCGGCAGTTATTTACAAT GATGAAAAGAATATACAGAAATTGGCAATGAAACAGCATCGTGTATTGAAGTCGGCGACAGAATTTAGATATGGATACAAACTTGTT GAGAATAACAATTTGAGGGCTGCCCTTTCTACTACAGATGTGATTGAG CTTCCCACGCCAGATCAGCTTAAAACAGTCGTTGATAAGGTCAAGGACTTCTTCGGAGATGCTAAAGAGTCATTTGGTAAGCTGACAGCCCTTCCGACGTCTGAGTCATCAGAGGAAGATTCACCAAAAGAAGGATCCAAATAG